The proteins below are encoded in one region of Tolumonas auensis DSM 9187:
- the ribA gene encoding GTP cyclohydrolase II, whose product MSSVSLVASAELPTPWGVFTMTGFKEEATGKDHVALSMGDITTDAPVLARIHSECLTGDALFSLRCDCGFQLQAALQRIAKEERGVLLYVRQEGRGIGLLNKIHAYHLQDQGADTVEANEALGFAPDLRDYTICADMLKLLDVKSLRLMTNNPRKIKAMEKYGIPVAERVPLEEGKNAYNEFYLATKAGKLGHMLHD is encoded by the coding sequence ATGAGCAGTGTTTCTCTGGTCGCTAGTGCCGAATTGCCGACCCCTTGGGGCGTCTTTACTATGACCGGATTCAAAGAAGAGGCGACTGGTAAAGATCACGTGGCCTTATCAATGGGTGACATCACTACAGATGCTCCGGTATTAGCACGAATTCATTCCGAATGTCTCACTGGCGATGCCTTGTTTAGTTTACGTTGTGATTGCGGATTCCAGTTACAGGCAGCACTTCAGCGAATCGCCAAAGAAGAACGCGGTGTTTTATTGTATGTCCGCCAGGAAGGCCGAGGCATTGGTTTACTGAATAAGATCCATGCCTACCATTTACAGGATCAGGGCGCTGATACAGTAGAAGCCAATGAAGCGCTTGGTTTTGCGCCGGATCTACGTGATTACACGATTTGCGCCGACATGCTGAAATTACTGGATGTTAAATCATTGCGTTTAATGACGAACAATCCAAGAAAGATTAAGGCAATGGAAAAATATGGTATTCCTGTTGCTGAACGCGTGCCGCTGGAAGAAGGCAAAAATGCCTATAACGAATTTTATCTCGCGACCAAGGCCGGCAAACTAGGCC
- a CDS encoding DUF2845 domain-containing protein yields the protein MKKSIFTIIVATLLAISTSAWADGSIRCGNSLISVGDPAAVLLIKCGRPLTVDDTTRVIIDDYGHRQVIRSGEVWTMYMGRDHFIQMVTVEGGIITKIVDGPRG from the coding sequence ATGAAAAAATCAATTTTCACTATTATAGTTGCTACTCTGTTGGCTATATCCACTTCTGCCTGGGCCGATGGCTCAATTCGTTGTGGTAACTCGCTGATTTCTGTCGGGGATCCAGCGGCCGTCTTATTGATAAAATGCGGTCGTCCGCTAACTGTGGATGATACGACGCGAGTCATTATTGATGACTATGGGCACAGACAAGTCATCAGAAGTGGCGAAGTCTGGACTATGTATATGGGACGGGATCACTTTATACAGATGGTGACGGTTGAAGGCGGTATTATAACCAAAATTGTGGATGGACCCCGCGGTTAG
- a CDS encoding DUF1107 domain-containing protein translates to MNRSFREHQALKIAKYIRSYYRGSFYIDQSGPFHFDAGRACYDDVENVKWKKILSQINKEIKKMGSLQMMTFS, encoded by the coding sequence GTGAATCGTTCATTTCGCGAACATCAGGCTTTAAAAATTGCCAAATATATCCGCAGCTATTACCGGGGAAGTTTTTACATTGATCAGTCCGGGCCATTTCATTTTGATGCCGGCCGGGCCTGCTATGACGATGTAGAGAATGTGAAATGGAAAAAAATCCTCTCTCAGATCAATAAAGAGATCAAAAAGATGGGTTCACTACAAATGATGACCTTCAGCTAA
- a CDS encoding inorganic phosphate transporter, producing the protein MLEMFNGLSFELGLGLAVALIFVLAYEFINGFHDTANAVATVIYTKAMPPHMAVVASGIFNCAGVLAGGLGVAYAIVHLLPVDLLLNVASAHGLVMVFALLSSAIFWNLGTWYFGIPASSSHTLIGAILGVGLANSLMTGVEISKGINVQKAIDIMLSLIVSPLVGLLVAGGLLLLLKKYFATSKIHKTPEERQTWDGKKRPPFWTRFTLIASAMGVSFVHGSNDGQKGIGMIMLVLIGIVPGQFVLNMESTSYQIGRTKDAALHMGDFYQRNSVYLDQMIDLKKVPNAEMPQVFKCDSKDSMSSIATVANLLGSTEHYNQLDVEKRREVRRLLLCLDDTAKKVSKLPGIPASEISDLNKLRKDLTLTTEYAPTWVIFAVALALGGGTMIGWRRIVLTVGEKIGQKGMTYSQGMAAQITAASAIGLASMSGLPVSTTHVLSSAVAGTMVANRSGLQSGTVKNIVLAWVLTLPVTIALSAGLFWFGTFIFVN; encoded by the coding sequence ATGCTAGAAATGTTTAATGGACTCAGCTTTGAATTGGGTCTCGGTTTAGCTGTGGCATTGATATTTGTTCTTGCCTATGAATTTATCAATGGTTTCCATGATACGGCGAATGCTGTAGCAACTGTTATCTATACCAAAGCAATGCCTCCGCATATGGCGGTTGTTGCATCCGGTATTTTTAACTGTGCTGGTGTGTTAGCCGGTGGGCTGGGTGTTGCTTATGCCATTGTGCACTTGTTACCGGTAGATCTGTTGCTTAATGTGGCTTCAGCTCATGGTCTGGTGATGGTGTTTGCATTGCTGAGCTCTGCAATTTTTTGGAACCTCGGAACCTGGTACTTTGGTATTCCTGCTTCCAGTTCACACACTTTGATTGGCGCGATCCTCGGCGTTGGCCTGGCGAATTCATTAATGACCGGTGTTGAAATAAGCAAAGGTATCAATGTGCAAAAAGCAATTGATATCATGCTGTCACTGATCGTTTCTCCGCTGGTCGGATTATTAGTTGCCGGCGGTTTGCTGCTTTTATTAAAAAAATATTTTGCGACCTCGAAGATCCACAAAACACCTGAAGAGCGTCAGACATGGGACGGCAAAAAACGTCCGCCATTCTGGACTCGTTTCACGCTGATTGCTTCAGCGATGGGGGTGAGTTTTGTGCATGGTTCTAACGATGGTCAGAAAGGTATTGGCATGATCATGCTGGTTCTGATTGGTATTGTGCCAGGTCAGTTTGTACTGAATATGGAAAGTACCAGCTATCAGATCGGCAGAACCAAAGACGCCGCGTTGCACATGGGTGATTTCTACCAGCGTAACAGCGTGTATTTGGATCAAATGATTGATTTGAAAAAAGTACCGAATGCAGAGATGCCTCAGGTATTTAAATGTGATTCAAAAGACTCAATGTCTTCTATCGCGACTGTGGCAAACCTGCTGGGCAGCACTGAGCACTATAATCAGTTAGATGTCGAAAAACGCAGAGAAGTTCGTCGTTTGCTGTTATGTCTGGATGACACGGCCAAGAAGGTAAGTAAATTACCTGGTATTCCGGCTTCTGAAATCTCAGATCTGAACAAACTGCGTAAAGACCTGACGCTGACCACTGAATATGCACCTACCTGGGTTATCTTCGCGGTGGCTCTGGCGCTGGGTGGCGGTACCATGATCGGATGGCGTCGTATTGTTCTGACCGTAGGTGAAAAAATTGGTCAGAAGGGTATGACTTATTCGCAGGGTATGGCGGCTCAGATCACAGCTGCAAGTGCTATCGGCCTTGCCAGTATGAGTGGTTTACCGGTATCGACTACGCACGTTTTGTCTTCTGCTGTTGCAGGGACAATGGTGGCTAACCGTTCTGGTCTGCAGTCTGGCACCGTGAAAAATATCGTTTTGGCATGGGTGTTAACTCTGCCGGTGACCATCGCACTGTCAGCGGGTCTGTTCTGGTTTGGTACTTTTATCTTCGTTAACTGA
- a CDS encoding GNAT family N-acetyltransferase, with translation MIIRSINDTDWPAILSIQSTVYPGITPETEAVLRSKVTLGSETCLAVSDRQNNVVGYCLAHPWRRKPACLHTIYETPSEPQLLYIHDIAIAPGYAGKRCGRMILQHLQLWAKQHSFNELSLVSLSQAITYWQRQGFQPVEYTIDAAQYGEGASYMLKQI, from the coding sequence ATGATTATCCGCTCAATTAATGACACTGACTGGCCAGCCATCCTCAGCATCCAGAGTACCGTTTATCCGGGTATTACCCCCGAAACCGAAGCTGTTTTACGCTCGAAAGTGACTCTGGGCTCAGAAACCTGTCTGGCTGTTTCCGATCGGCAGAATAATGTCGTCGGTTATTGTCTGGCTCATCCGTGGCGCCGCAAGCCAGCATGCCTGCACACCATCTATGAAACACCGTCAGAACCGCAATTACTCTACATCCACGATATAGCAATTGCACCCGGGTATGCGGGAAAACGTTGTGGCAGGATGATTCTTCAGCATCTGCAATTATGGGCAAAACAGCACAGCTTTAACGAATTATCGCTGGTGTCACTTTCTCAGGCAATCACCTACTGGCAGCGACAAGGCTTTCAGCCGGTTGAGTACACCATTGATGCGGCACAATATGGTGAAGGTGCCAGCTACATGCTAAAGCAGATATGA
- the yfcD gene encoding NUDIX hydrolase YfcD encodes MMTEEWVDIVDENNNVIGTAPRSEMRRQKLLHRASYIAITNAQGQVYVQRRTATKDYCPSMLDACCGGVVSAGEDILASAYRELEEEMGIRDVPLTPHGSFFHAHDEGKVWGALFSCQYDGELALQAEEVEYVLMMTPREILARSAEFTPDSLAAIRLWLSAQ; translated from the coding sequence ATGATGACGGAAGAATGGGTAGATATCGTCGATGAAAACAATAATGTCATCGGTACTGCTCCCCGATCCGAGATGCGTCGGCAGAAATTGCTGCATCGGGCTTCATATATTGCCATTACGAATGCGCAGGGGCAGGTCTATGTACAGCGGCGTACTGCCACGAAGGATTATTGCCCCTCGATGCTGGATGCCTGTTGTGGTGGCGTAGTCTCCGCAGGCGAAGATATCCTGGCATCAGCCTATCGTGAGCTGGAAGAGGAGATGGGCATCCGGGATGTGCCGCTAACGCCACATGGTTCATTTTTTCATGCACATGACGAAGGCAAGGTATGGGGGGCACTTTTCAGCTGTCAGTATGACGGCGAATTAGCTCTGCAGGCTGAAGAAGTGGAGTATGTATTAATGATGACACCACGGGAAATTCTGGCCCGTTCTGCAGAGTTTACGCCTGATTCGCTTGCTGCAATCCGCCTGTGGTTATCCGCGCAATAA
- a CDS encoding LTA synthase family protein, which produces MKQNSSVSRYRFAIWLSFLFIVTNTLSRIVLTVMASEKNSLSFIDLGYSFISGIIYDLATLSYVLIPVLLWLTLIPLSWRKNNIWKVSGWIFSIMAAYSLVILAVSEWVFWDEFESRFNFIAVDYLVYTNEVIGNIRQSYPLLIWLSLCALTSLVLVVLINRLPFLIRWGHIPRTQMLSGLIIAQLLVNLGLSGQAKDLRENRYANELAGSGLYSLFYAFNNNELNYRHFYQTEDDSSANAIVREQLSTPDAHFTSTSGTDIWRDIKHSGAERRLNVVLISVESLSADYLGKFGNSKSLTPNLDQLADTGMLFTRLYATGNRTVRGLEALSLAVPPTPGQSIVRRPDNESLFSLASVFNSKGYSSSFLYGGYGTFDNMNYFFASNGYNVKDRLELKSDQITHENVWGVADEDLYGMALRDFDQSSQKGKPFFAHIMTTSNHRPYTFPENRIDMPTGSRAAAVKYTDWAIGNFIKQASKHSWYNDTVFVIVADHCSSSAGKTDLPVERYHIPLIVWSPAHLPAQKVDRLMSQADIAPTLLGLLNFSYKSNFMGADVFATPKGPERAFIATYQGLGYLTPDRLVILRPRKEPEVQMLENAFAKTAKSNAELVKEAIAWYQFSSDAYSEGRMKLVH; this is translated from the coding sequence GTGAAACAAAACAGTTCAGTCAGTCGTTACCGCTTTGCTATTTGGTTAAGTTTTTTATTTATCGTCACCAACACTCTCAGTCGCATTGTACTGACCGTGATGGCTTCAGAAAAAAATTCCCTCTCATTTATCGATCTCGGCTATTCATTCATCAGCGGCATTATTTATGATCTCGCAACTCTGAGTTACGTGCTGATCCCCGTTCTGCTCTGGCTGACCCTGATTCCGTTAAGCTGGCGGAAAAATAATATATGGAAAGTGTCCGGCTGGATTTTCAGCATCATGGCAGCCTATTCCCTAGTCATACTGGCCGTCAGTGAATGGGTTTTCTGGGATGAATTTGAAAGCCGTTTTAACTTTATCGCGGTTGATTATCTGGTTTATACCAATGAAGTCATTGGCAATATCCGGCAGTCTTACCCATTACTGATCTGGTTAAGTTTATGTGCTCTCACCAGTCTGGTACTGGTTGTTCTTATCAACCGTTTGCCATTTCTGATCCGCTGGGGTCATATTCCACGCACACAGATGCTGTCAGGCCTGATCATTGCTCAATTACTGGTTAATCTCGGATTATCCGGTCAGGCAAAAGATTTGCGGGAAAACCGTTATGCGAATGAACTGGCGGGAAGCGGACTGTATTCTCTGTTTTATGCTTTTAATAACAACGAACTGAACTACCGTCATTTCTATCAGACGGAAGATGATTCTTCTGCTAATGCAATTGTTCGTGAACAACTCTCTACGCCAGACGCTCATTTCACCTCCACATCAGGTACGGATATATGGCGTGATATTAAGCATTCCGGTGCCGAACGTCGTTTGAATGTAGTATTGATCTCGGTTGAAAGTCTTTCAGCGGACTACTTAGGTAAATTTGGCAACAGCAAAAGCCTGACGCCGAATCTGGATCAGTTAGCGGATACCGGCATGCTGTTTACCCGCCTGTATGCCACGGGAAACCGTACTGTGCGCGGGCTGGAAGCCTTATCGCTGGCTGTGCCACCAACACCGGGACAATCCATCGTACGCCGTCCGGATAATGAATCGCTGTTTTCACTGGCCAGCGTATTCAACAGTAAAGGCTACTCTTCCTCCTTCCTGTATGGTGGCTACGGCACGTTCGATAATATGAACTACTTCTTTGCCAGTAACGGTTATAACGTGAAAGATCGTCTTGAATTAAAGAGTGATCAGATCACGCATGAAAACGTCTGGGGGGTGGCAGATGAAGATTTGTATGGCATGGCTTTGCGCGATTTTGATCAATCCAGCCAAAAAGGCAAACCTTTTTTTGCGCATATTATGACCACCAGTAATCATCGTCCATATACATTCCCTGAAAACCGGATTGATATGCCAACTGGCAGCCGTGCCGCGGCCGTAAAATATACCGACTGGGCGATTGGTAATTTTATCAAACAAGCCAGTAAACATAGCTGGTATAACGATACCGTTTTCGTGATTGTGGCAGACCACTGCTCATCCAGCGCCGGTAAAACTGATTTACCCGTAGAACGTTACCATATTCCGCTGATTGTCTGGTCGCCAGCCCACCTGCCGGCACAGAAAGTCGATCGTCTGATGAGTCAGGCGGATATTGCACCTACTCTGCTTGGTTTGCTGAATTTCTCTTATAAATCAAACTTCATGGGCGCGGATGTTTTTGCGACACCCAAAGGTCCGGAGAGAGCTTTTATTGCGACTTATCAGGGGCTTGGTTATCTGACACCGGATCGTCTGGTCATTCTGCGGCCACGCAAAGAGCCTGAAGTTCAGATGCTGGAAAATGCTTTTGCCAAAACAGCCAAAAGTAATGCGGAGCTGGTGAAAGAAGCTATCGCCTGGTATCAGTTCAGCAGCGATGCCTACAGTGAGGGGCGCATGAAGCTGGTTCATTGA
- a CDS encoding ATP-binding protein → MQQSAGVSAQKWVWRAMVRSALVPLVLVETVLIAVYLISNNLIRETNMDYLYQKADSELQISAQRESGIIREQILSISRQTEIYRAETKRVLTDEHFFVSDAEKSNYAVSTKGVFHSVKDLNGAASFYSAATPLSKQDHEKVWRLSQLDPLMKQIKENNPLIAAAYFNSWDSYNRIYPWFFTPDQYPADMIIPDYNFYYLADGKNNPSRTAKWTDVYIDPAGNGWMASCIAPVYNGDFLEGVVGLDITVGSIIEKIQGLEIPWGGYAILVNNNGNIMALPPEGEVDFGLNELTTHSYQEAIKKEIFKPEQFNLFLRKDSQQIVADIKNSVSGKGFLTLKGNKKLIAWNTIPETRWKLITIVDENQIYAETNSLAKQFEQIGYLMIAGLGLFYMVFIFFIWLSSRSMSKSISEPLLHMKGMVDQIGREEYQLDKPEFRIAELQGTASAIVNMGKKLDEITCALRRAKEDADSANKTKGLFLSSMSHELRTPLNAILGFGQLLQKDDNKLSVRDRKDYIDEIMTAGTHLLNLIDDVLNLSHIESKGSLLKIEPVDAIRVIKECNEMLRPMAVKEQLSLSAELPETMVLVMADSTRLRQVLINLLSNAIKYNYLNGKINVSAEIKDKYLRISVRDSGRGISPEKQTELFTPFNRLGHETSGIKGTGIGLSISKQLIESMNGRIGFSSQWQKGSVFWIDLLLVDSPVGLLSDAAITDNYPAEITPEKYHILCVGCDQESVWRLERLSGQNQVIISSAFSAENALTMLNQIHPHLILVDTHLHDMDAYVLLQQLRQSEIAKCVPVIAVTDAMMSVSQMETSELAFDYVLISPMDVSHAWAVIQKMLNYIP, encoded by the coding sequence ATGCAGCAATCGGCAGGTGTTTCAGCTCAAAAATGGGTATGGCGTGCAATGGTTCGCAGTGCTCTGGTGCCATTGGTTTTAGTTGAAACCGTATTGATTGCCGTTTATTTAATCAGTAATAACCTGATCCGTGAAACCAACATGGATTATCTGTATCAGAAAGCAGACAGCGAACTGCAAATATCTGCACAGAGAGAATCCGGAATTATCCGGGAACAGATCTTATCTATATCCCGTCAGACAGAAATATACAGAGCCGAGACAAAGCGGGTTTTAACCGATGAGCATTTCTTTGTCTCAGATGCAGAAAAATCAAATTATGCGGTGTCTACAAAGGGCGTTTTTCACTCAGTAAAAGATCTGAATGGTGCTGCATCTTTCTACTCTGCAGCGACACCATTATCAAAACAGGATCATGAAAAGGTCTGGCGCCTGTCTCAGCTTGATCCTTTAATGAAACAAATAAAAGAGAATAACCCGTTAATTGCAGCAGCCTATTTTAATAGCTGGGATTCCTACAACAGGATTTATCCCTGGTTTTTTACGCCGGATCAATATCCTGCAGATATGATTATTCCTGATTACAATTTCTATTATCTTGCTGATGGCAAAAACAATCCTTCACGCACGGCAAAGTGGACGGATGTTTATATTGATCCGGCCGGGAATGGCTGGATGGCATCCTGCATTGCCCCTGTTTATAACGGTGATTTTCTTGAAGGTGTGGTTGGGCTGGATATTACCGTTGGCTCCATCATTGAAAAAATACAGGGACTTGAGATCCCGTGGGGCGGATATGCCATCCTTGTTAACAATAACGGGAATATCATGGCATTGCCACCGGAGGGCGAGGTCGACTTCGGGTTGAATGAATTAACGACACATAGTTATCAGGAAGCAATAAAAAAAGAAATATTCAAACCGGAACAATTTAATCTGTTTCTGAGAAAAGATTCTCAGCAGATAGTTGCTGATATAAAAAACAGTGTCAGTGGTAAAGGTTTTCTGACTCTGAAAGGAAATAAAAAGTTAATAGCCTGGAATACCATACCGGAAACACGCTGGAAGCTGATCACCATTGTTGATGAAAATCAGATATATGCTGAAACCAATAGTCTGGCTAAGCAATTTGAACAGATTGGTTATCTGATGATTGCGGGTCTTGGTTTGTTTTACATGGTCTTTATTTTCTTTATCTGGCTCAGTTCGCGCTCTATGAGTAAATCGATCTCAGAACCTTTATTACATATGAAAGGGATGGTCGATCAAATTGGCAGGGAAGAGTATCAGCTGGATAAACCTGAGTTCAGAATTGCAGAGCTGCAGGGTACAGCCAGCGCGATTGTGAATATGGGGAAAAAGCTTGATGAGATCACTTGTGCTCTGCGACGGGCAAAAGAAGATGCTGATTCGGCTAATAAAACGAAAGGTCTGTTTTTATCCAGCATGAGTCATGAACTGAGAACACCACTTAATGCCATTCTTGGCTTTGGTCAATTGCTGCAGAAGGATGATAATAAATTATCAGTCCGGGATCGAAAGGATTATATTGACGAGATCATGACTGCGGGCACGCATCTGCTTAATCTTATTGATGATGTACTCAATCTGTCTCATATAGAAAGTAAAGGCTCGTTATTAAAAATAGAGCCAGTTGATGCAATTCGGGTGATTAAAGAGTGTAATGAGATGCTGCGCCCGATGGCAGTAAAAGAGCAATTATCATTATCTGCAGAATTGCCGGAAACCATGGTGCTGGTGATGGCCGATAGTACTCGTCTTCGTCAGGTTTTGATTAATCTGCTTTCTAATGCGATTAAATATAATTATCTGAATGGGAAAATAAATGTTTCTGCTGAAATTAAAGATAAATATCTGCGCATAAGCGTTCGTGATAGTGGCAGAGGTATCTCTCCGGAAAAACAAACAGAACTTTTTACACCATTTAATCGTCTGGGACATGAGACTTCAGGAATAAAAGGTACAGGGATCGGGCTGTCTATTTCAAAGCAACTCATTGAGTCGATGAATGGCAGAATCGGATTTAGCAGTCAGTGGCAGAAAGGTTCAGTTTTCTGGATTGATTTATTATTAGTCGACAGTCCGGTCGGATTATTATCTGATGCAGCCATTACAGATAATTACCCGGCAGAAATAACGCCTGAAAAATACCATATATTATGTGTCGGCTGTGATCAGGAATCAGTCTGGCGACTGGAACGTCTGTCAGGGCAAAATCAGGTCATTATTTCTTCAGCTTTTTCCGCAGAAAACGCATTGACGATGCTGAATCAGATCCATCCCCATCTGATATTGGTTGATACCCATCTGCATGATATGGATGCGTATGTTCTGCTTCAGCAATTGCGCCAGTCTGAAATCGCCAAATGTGTACCTGTCATTGCCGTAACGGATGCGATGATGTCCGTATCACAAATGGAGACGTCTGAATTAGCCTTCGATTATGTCCTGATTAGTCCGATGGATGTTTCGCATGCCTGGGCGGTAATTCAGAAAATGCTGAATTATATCCCCTGA